TGCTTATTCTTTCTTTGATTATTTAAATTCATCCCTAGAATTTGCGTgttattccaatttagtccacgCCTAGGTGCAGCGCTTTGGGACTTGGGGAATTTGCATTTTTAGTTCCTACTTGTTTGTGCGTATCTAGTTCAAGTCCTtgattttgttttaataatttgatTTGTTTAAAACTATCCTCtagattttgtttttgtttcaatGGAGttcttttttagtttttaaaattcttttacttttttatttatctattttaaatattttatgtttttaaaaaattgttttactttgtaattttaaattttcttatatACAATTTATTTCTTCTAAAACTCCtattttactatatatttttttaaaaagaaaaacactATTATTCATTATTTTTGTATACTATACTCATTAAGTTTTACTTTATGTACATTATAAATTGTTAACAAACATTTTTTTGTCCtattgattttatattatatagaTTGTAATTCATATATATTCGTTAGCATTTTTTGATGGTACTAATAATTCATTTATCCCGTCTGGTATGCATATTATTTGCTTAAAATTTGGCTTTGAGTATACGTTGCAATTTTTTTTGTACATAATTGATGTCATATTCTTACTAATTTTAGGTGTAAATTGTTTTGTATTGCATTTATGTTAAATTTTAGCTTATAatctttgttttgaaatttatttatataataaattttatatttgtgcataaatatttatacattgCCTGCTTGCTTATTGTTGTTTtatgcattttaatttttatatttgtacTTTTTTCATTACAATCGATGAAAGGTGAGCTATGATATTAATTGTTTGtttcaaatttttcattttatttttttccattttcaaatAAATCTTATAAATATACTCCACCGCTTATATAACCATTCGTGTTTCAAAACAAACCCTCTCAGCATAAGGTAATATTTCGTGTTGGGAAGTTTGGGAggtcgtgcccaatcgtgctgggctTCAATTTTCCATTCGGCTAAAATACGGAATATCCTTTGGAAATTTCGTCCATactttttaaagaattaaaaggaGGCAATATTTCATATTTGGGGAGTTTGAGAGATCGTGCCTAATCGTGCTGAGTTTCGTTTTATTCATTCGACTAAATATAGAatatcctttttttttaaaaattcatccGCGTTTTCTTAACATAAAAcgaggcaatatttcgtgtttggaagtTTGGGAAGTCGTGCCCAATTGTGCTGGGCTTCAATTTTCCACTCGACTAAAATATGGAATAtccttttttaaaatttcatccacgcTTTCTTAAAATAAAACGAGGTAATATTTCGTGCTTGGAAGTTTGGGAggtcgtgcccaatcgtgctgggtttcaatttttcattcgactaaaatacagaatatccttttgaaattccaTCCATGTTTTCTCAATTTAAAATGTGGTAATGTTTCGTATTTGAAAATTCGATAAATCGTGCCCAATCGTACTGGGTTTCGGTTTACCGTTTGGGCCGAATAGtcaaatatcctttttaaaagttttaagtgCATGTGTTTTGAAAAATCCTGAGATGATCTTGTGTCAAGGGTTCGAAATATTGTATCCAATTGTGCTGGACGTAATATTTTATTCCTTCTAAGCAAGAGAATCTCAATATCCAATTCAAGTTATCGAAACGTTTTaaaggaattgtattttaaaCTCTTTTTCAAAGCTTCAACATTAGGACGTAAATTGATCaatacggtaccaattttgggcgttgcgagggtattaatccttcctcgcacgtaactgactcccgaattcattttctagtttttcgtagaccaaaaacgttgttttaataaatcgaaatgctttattaaaatgatcgatcacaaggtgaccctatcacacctaaacaaaaaggattagtGGCGACTCTAAACGATATATAAAAGGAGTAAAATAAATAAACGAAATAAGGTaaagtaatatataaaataattcaatGTAATATGTATTAAAACGGttcaaaatgaatattataaaacttaaaacgagcaatacataaaatagtaaaaattttcaaaatagctAGTATGTAAAATAGGTTTTATAACAAACGGTATATATAACTaagttaaataacatataaaGGTTATTAATTAATGTATGGAAATATAAGATAGATAAATAAACGAATTTAATGTACAATTAGTAAAAGCAAGTTTGAATATCTATTTCGCAagacaatttaataataataataataataataataataataataataagcaaatGAATAGATAACCAAGTAGactaatgaataaaataaaaataatactaataacaataataataatgagaaaGACATAAACCAAATAAATGACCGATGGAGGAAAATAGAGAATTATGAGAagtgaaataataataaataaacaaatatggggatgaaataataataaataaacaaatatggggatttgagaataaataaataaataaatagacgaACGGTGTATAAATAAATAAGTTGGCGAACAAGCAACTGGACAGAATAATAATGCACAAATACACCAAATGAATAGATAAACGAAACatataaaaagaatttaaataaataaaaaaaaggggttaattgcgaattaaatgaaattagaggggcaaattgaaataaataaataagaacgGTGCCGTTTTGGCACTTGGACTCCCACCCAAACGGCGCCGTTCCCAGGGCTGCACTTAAcccccatttttttaaaaaaacttcgTTTGCAGCctcctttcaaaaaaaaaaaaaactgatatTCCCTTTTACTCTCTCCCCCTTCTCTCTATGGCCGGCCAGGGGGACACCCAAATCGCCGTCCATCGTACCATCGCCATATCCGGCGGCCAACGGTGCGCGAGGGTGGGTATTGAGCTCCGTTTCAAGGCGTGTTCGAAAGCCAAAAAGCTCCCAATCCTCGAAAGCGCGAAGAGAACGGCACGAGAAGCCCTCCGACGAAGCGGTCACGGGACGATGTCGGTGAGTTTTCACTCCCTTTTGTTTTGATTTAAAATAGATTTATGataagaaatgaaaataaaaaataataataataaaaataaaaatgaaagtaaaaaaagaaaatttgaaaatcgaAAAGAGAACAAGATGTGTAATCAACCTTATTGTTTTTCTCTTTTATTGCTTAATCGTCTGTATGTAGAGAGAGAATACATTGATCTTtctggcttttatagccgaataaAACGTCCTATTTTACTGTTTATTTCACTAGTGGTGCTGTTCATGATCTTGTTTctgctattatttttattatccttGTTTCTGtctctctttttcatttttttgcaGGGCCGGCGCTTAGTCAACGGAGGAAAGAAGGGTTTCTTCTTCCATTTCGGTGTAAACTTACAGACGAGCCTTGGGACGAGGCGCCTCGGGATGAGGTACGGGCGACGTGGCCGAGGAGAGCATAGGTGCAGCACACATTAGGGTTTAGGCTTCTGTACAAAAGTTTAGGTGCATGGGCttgttatcttttttttttttagttttgggTTTGCAAAAATTTGGAATTGTGTTTTGGACTCTGGACTGGTGATATATTTGGGCTTTTAGTTTGGGCTGGTTAATGGTTTTGGGCCCAAGCAAATTTGGGCTCTTACAACCCTTACTTTCCTTTCGTTAGTTAATCTTCGCGAAATAAACCAAACTGTCCTAATAAAGGAAAAAGTGCTAATTTCTGCCAAGCAAGAGCACCCTTAGCAATGTTATTCGAATTGAATGTGTTGAATACAAGAATGATTAAATTTTTCCAAGTCTAGAAGCTTCTTGGAGGTCATATCCTGATAGGATACAAGTATCAGACATGCATACTTCAAGAAAAAATAGTCAGAATAATATATTACAAAGTAATTCTCACAGCAGATTGTGAGCGGCTCTAAAAGAAGGgattttcatttttataaatataaaccaATTAGTCATATAGAATATAATCATCCGACAAAATTGTTCTTCAATAAGGTCACAATTTAATCTAAACTTCATGATCTGATATCATCGTGCAAAATGAAATTAGAAACTTAACTACATCATTGGAGTTATCTTTAACTCTGTTTTCCTGGTCGAGCTGGTCCGAAATAGTTTGTAACTAATCCCATGATAGCAAACCTGATTTCAAGACAGAATCGAATCAGTAACATATACACAATAAGGTTGAACCATCATATATATTAAAGTGAGATAGCAAAAATATTCCATACATAACagggaaataaatgaaaacgcTGCCTGGAATGAGAAACATATTTGATTAGCAAAATCCATCTCCACAAACTTTTATCTCCACAAACTTTTAACAAATGGTACAGATAACATCAAGTCGAAAATTTCTCTAAGATCTCTGAGCTAGTTATAAAAGTACTGTAGCAAGAGAAGgaaattattaaggaaaattggtgTTTTCCATAGAAAAATCTGCCTAAACACTGAACAAGGGAGCAGAAAACTGTGCATAAATTAAGTTGAGAAGCTCTCTAAGAAACTATGATACTCGTAAAAGTTCAAAGAAggattatccaattcaattagaGGTCACGCGAGATTTTGAGAGGAACCAACAGAAAAGCCAGTAGAGTTCAAGTGATCTGCAGAACAAAGTAAACCTAACCCTAAATAGAATAATGTATTTCATATTAAAAGCAACCAATCCAAGGACAGAAACTGAGTTGAGAAAATGTCAATTGTTTCGAGGAAATTGACATGGAACAAAAATGGTCGTCTCAACTAAGTAAACAGGACCCTAGATAAAATAATGTAGCATTACTTCaagtaaatcttaattaaaaGAAGAAACCAATCCAAGAACAAGAACTGAGTTCAAGGGACGTCAATGTTTCAAGGAAATTGCATGGATCAAAAGGATCTGATCCTAACTAAAATAATGTAACATTACTTGAATGAAGTCCAGATAAAAAGCAACCAATCAATCAACCAGAACTGAGTTAGAAGAATGTCAGTATTTGAAGGAAATCCGCATAGATTACCAATGATCTGCTCAACAAACTAAACCAGACCCCAAAATAAATTACTGTGGGATTACTAGAAGAATGTCCAGATAAAAAGCAATCCATCCAACAACAAGAACTAAGTTAAAGGAATATCAGCGTGTGGAGGAAATTGGCATAGATCAGAACAGCTACCGTCCTCTTATTGGCATAGATTAGAACAGTTACTGCTCTCTTTCATTTTCTAGACATAACCCATTTTCTTAGTTGGAATGGCAGAAGGTTATCAGAACTAGATCGGTGGTCGAATCA
This window of the Gossypium arboreum isolate Shixiya-1 chromosome 12, ASM2569848v2, whole genome shotgun sequence genome carries:
- the LOC108479158 gene encoding uncharacterized protein LOC108479158, coding for MAGQGDTQIAVHRTIAISGGQRCARVGIELRFKACSKAKKLPILESAKRTAREALRRSGHGTMSGRRLVNGGKKGFFFHFGVNLQTSLGTRRLGMRYGRRGRGEHRCSTH